A window of Cryptomeria japonica chromosome 3, Sugi_1.0, whole genome shotgun sequence contains these coding sequences:
- the LOC131874228 gene encoding uncharacterized protein LOC131874228, translating to MTKWLAPKPHWYKLNFDGSAQNARQAGGGIICDHLGNTVAAYVGNLKNHTIIQVEGMALLWGLKFANSIGIKQLEIEGDSQIILETVSGRSTAGWKVDSILRDVRILMANLDGFTIRHVFREKNAAGHSMTAVGRLQNDLRCWRNPNLLPVTTKVILETEKKTKSNDEPI from the coding sequence atgaccAAGTGGTTAGCCCCAAAACCCCATTGGtataaattgaactttgatgggtcTGCCCAAAATGCTCGCCAGGCTGGTGGTGGAATCATCTGCGACCACTTAGGGAACACTGTGGCAGCTTATGTTGGCAACCTAAAGAACCATACTATCATCCAAGTGGAGGGAATGGCTCTCCTATGGGGTCTGAAGTTTGCCAATTCCATTGGTATTAAACAactggaaattgaaggtgactcgCAAATTATACTGGAAACGGTGAGTGGGAGATCTACTGCTGGGTGGAAAGTTGATTCCATTTTGAGGGATGTCAGGATACTTATGGCTAATCTTGATGGCTTCACCATCCGACATGTCTTTAGAGAAAAGAATGCGGCTGGACACTCCATGACGGCGGTGGGAAGGTTGCAGAATGACTTACGATGTTGGAGGAACCCCAATTTGCTGCCAGTAACcaccaaggtgatcttggagacagaaaaaaaaaccaagtccaatgatGAACCCATATAA